Genomic segment of Candidatus Eremiobacterota bacterium:
GGAGGTGCGCCGGAAGTCTTCCCTGAAAAAGATGTTTTCAATTTTTCGCTCCGCGTCCTTGTCAATATTGATGCCTCTCTTGTCATAGAACTCGATGAGGACCGACCGGGGATCTGAGGGGTTTATCCTGGTGTGGACCCCTCCCCTGGCCACGCTGTTTCTGGTGGAGTGCCTTGAGAGGGGCGTGGGCATAACCCTGTGGTCCCAGATATTGATACCCACGGAGGTGAGGCCGCAGATGACCGAGCGGTTGATCAGCCTCGCGGCGGGATGGGCATCCCTGCTCGTGGATACTATCGCTCCCTTTTCCAGGTAAGCCCCGAAAGCAGCGCCCAGTTTCATGGCAAATTCAGGGGTAATCTCGATATTCGCAATGCCCGTGATCCCGTCTTCACCGAAGAGGGATCCCTGCCAGCGCCCCCCCCATATGAGGCTCATGCTCACCGTGGAGCCTGCCTCGATTTTCTTTTCCGGCCATATCTTGACATTTGAGCTTATCTGGGTCCCCTTGCCGATAAAGCACTTGTCGCCTACGATAGCCCCCTCAAGGGTCAGCGCCTTTTCCTTGAGAGTCACCCCGCGGCAGAGGATAGTACCGTTCACCCGCGAGTTTTTCCCGATATATGCATTGGACCATACGATGGACCTCTGCAGGGAGGCGCCCTCCTCTATGATGCAGTTGTCGCCTATGGCGGTGAACTCATCTATGAGCACGTTTTCCTTGATCTTGCAGTTTTTCCCTATTACCACCGGTCCATCGCCGTGGACACTGGAGTGGAGTTCAGAGTTGTCGCCTACCCAGAGGTTTTTTCTGACCTGTTTGCCTGGAATGATGGCCTTGACGTTTTTTGAGAAAGTGTCATAGATGGCCTGGCGGTATTGCTGGAGGTTCCCGATGTCGCACCAGTACCCCTTTGAAATAAAGCCATACAGGGGCTTCCCCTCGTCAAGGAGAACAGGGAAGATATCCTTGCTGAAGTCATAGACCTTGCCCGGCTCCATCGAGTCCAGCATCGCGGGCTCCAGGCAATAGATTCCCGTGTTGATGGTGTCGCTGAATACCTCGCCCCAGCTGGGCTTTTCCAGGAACCGCTTGATACGATGCTCCTCGTCAGTTATCACGACGCCGAACTCAAGGGGATTGGCGACCCTCGTGAGGGTGATGGTGGCCTGTGATTCTTTCTCCCTGTGGAACTGTATGATCTCGCTGAGATCAAAGTCCGTAAGGGCATCACCGCTCAGGATAAGGAAGGTCTCGTCAAGGTATTGACGGACCTTTCTTACGCTTCCCGCCGTTCCCAGAGGCTCATCTTCGACTGAATAGACCATGCTCACGCCGAATTCACGGCCGTCACCGAAGTAGCTCACGATCTCCTCTGCAAGATAGTGGAGCGTCACTATGATCTCAGTGATCCCATGGAGCTTGAGCAGATCGATTATGTGCTCCATTATGGGCTTATTACAGACGGGAACCAGGGGTTTGGGCCTGTTGATGGTGAGAGGGCGCAGCCTTGTCCCTTCTCCTCCCGCCATTACCACTGCTTTCATGACAACCTCCGGGAATTGCCATAGGGTTCTGCCTGAGGCTTCGGCCCCTTACCCCATTGAGGTTTTCTGCCGGTGATGAGGTGCGTGCCTTATGTGAGGATACTGGAGCAAGGGATTACCGCTCTGAGACCGTGAATCTTATATGCCTCTCGATGCTGTTCTCTATGCAAAAGGAAAATCCTTCTCCTTCCCTGCCGTCCGGCTTCTCTTCCGGAGTCCCGTGGCAGCAGTTTCCCGCTGAAAGATAATCCCCGGCAGCGGAATCAGGCGGCGGGAAGGGCATGATTTTAAGGTGGAGAAGGATTTTCATGAAATTCGGAGAAAAGTTTTCTAGTGGTATCTCCCTGTGATAAAGATATATTCAACCCTCTCGAAGGGGAGTAGTGAAAGCCCGTCAAAAACCTGCAGAGACTGCAGGTTTTGCCGCGGGAATACCCCGGCGGGCAGATGGTCCGACAGACACCCGAGTAGCGGGAAGGAAAGGCAGTGGATCCTATGATGAAGATAAAACAGAAAAGAATCTTGCTCCAGATTACCCCTGATATACTTCACGCCTTCCAGAAAAGCATGCTGACCCGTTTTAACCCCCTCATCGCCGGCATGAAAAGAGAATACTGGAACAGGATCAACCTGCCCTCAGGCGATGTCGAAAAATGGCTTGTTGACGAGTTCGTGCCTGCCGGAGATACAAGGTTTTTGGGCGATCTGCTGATGATGGATCCTGATACGCTCTTCTATTACAAGTTTGACAGGAGTGAGCAGTCGCTGGAAGTGGGCATTATGACCAAGGGCGATCCCCAGAACCTTATGACTTTCTGCACTCAGGTGAAGGAAATCCTGGAGGCGGGCAGGGCAAGTTTTTTTAATGACTGGAATGATATTGAGTTCTCAAGCGAGGCCCTCCAGACGATCATGGAGACTTCGATGGTGCTGCAGCCCTCCCCTCAGGAAGTGCAGGCAGCCCGTGCACTCGAGGATGAGAATGCCAGGAAATTCCTTGAGAAGATCAAGGGAGCCGATGCAACGTCCCTTTACAAGCTTGTGGACCCCAAGGAGCTTCCCAGGCTTGCCCCCACCGTGGACATGTTTGAGAAAATGGGCCTTCTCACGAAGGATTTCATCGTGCAATGCAGCAAGACAGGGCAGCCTATTCTCAAGGTCTCCTCCAGGAGCGCTCTTGAGGAGACTCCGCAGGGTGCCAATAAATGCTTTATCTGCGGCAATCCCCTCTCCAAGGAGACCATTGATGAAATAGTCTCCTGTTCAGACTTCGGGAGAAAGCTCGTGGACAGGAATTACTGGTTCCCTGTGAGGGTGCTGAGCGCCCTGGAGAAGTACGGAATCCCGACGGCGGCAGTGCGGGTATGGAACTCGGAAAATGATCTCATCAACCTCTTTTTCACCAAAAATGAGCAGTCATATCTTTTCATGCTCTGCAACAGGAAGCTTACGCTTGATGATGCCTATTACATCAACGGCTATCTTTCTGCCTACGGGATAAGCCATGCCCTTGTCATAAGCACGGAGAAGATCTCTCTCATCATGAGAAAGCACATCGATGAGAATAACAAGGGCACCGCCATCAGCTACATCGATTCTTTCAGTGACTGTGATGATATGGTGGCCTATTTCCTGCTTGAGAGGGAAAAGGTCTATGTCTCAACGATCCTGGAGTCATTCTCACCTCTTACACCGGTGAGAATCCAGGACCTTGTGCTGAAGAGAGTGGGAAAGGATATCCCCTCCCTTCCTCATGAGAGCTTTGTACCCCGCCGCGCTGTCCATGAGGCCCCTCCCCAGGCAGCGCCTCCGCCGCCTCCTCCGCAGGTCCCGCCATCTGTGCCTCAGGCCCAGCATCAGTCTCCGTCTCCCTCCATAGAAGACGAAGAGGAAAAGGATCCGCTTCTGGAGGAGCTTACCTCCATCACGCCGGCACAGAAGCCCCAGGCAGCGCCTCCTCCTCCTTCGCCTCCTCCGCCGGCGACCCAGGAGTCAGTGAGCTTTCCCGATCTCTTCGGCAAGGATGACGGCGACGAGCCCTTCCTGATGGAGGAAGTGTTCCCCATAGACGACAGCATGGAGAAGTAGGGTTACTCTTCGTAGACGAGGCTGAACTCGAAGGGAACAAGGGGGGCAATGTCTATCGAGGATATCTCCAGGGTGGCGCGGCTTCCCCTGTAATGTACAGGCGGGAAGGAAACGCCTTTAATCACCATTCCATGCTTTTCGCTCCAGTGGGAGCTCTTGTCCAGGGGCTGGTACTCAAATCCTTCCTTGTCGATTATCTTCATCTCCCTCATCCTCACGTAATTCACGTTCCCGGTGAAGAGCTCCATGTGGTGGGAGATCAGGATATATTCCGTATCGTAGCGGATATCGTCAATGATCAGCTTCCCGCTCACATTGATGAAAGGGGAACTCACCTGGAAGGGGAGCTCCTTGTTCTGCTCGGAGTCCTTGAGGTCCAGCTCGAAGACCCAGGGCTCCTCAAGGGCAAGGTTGAAGACTTCTTCGATCCTGAGGCGGAGCTGCCTGATGTCGTCAAAAGCATCGCAGAAATAATAGAACCTCGTGTTATATATCCCCCAGGGCCCGCTCCCTGAAGTGGGAAAGAGATACTGGTCCAGCTTGTTCTGAACGGTTATTTTGAAGAACATGGGCCTCAGGATATTGAGGCCGGACTGTTTGAGGCGCAGGGCGAAATCCATGGGATCCTTTGAGCGCCTGAGCACCTCGATGAAGCGGTGCTTCCACTCCTCATCGTCAGTCTCGAGGGTTCTGTGGTAGGAATCACAGTAGAGCATCGTGCCGGTGATTCCCGAGAGGGCTTTCGAGATCCTGAGGACCTGGTTCAGCAGGGGTATTAAAATATGGCAGGGATGAGAGCTCGTGAGCTTTTCCCTGAGAGAGAGATCGGGGGCAAAGACAAATCGCCACTGCCCCGAGCATTCCCAGGTGGGCGGAAGCTCCATTGAAGGTGCCTGGAGCTCTTCCCGCCACCTTTCGATTTTTTCAAGCAGTGTGCCATCAATATCCAGGGGCGGTTCCCAGGGATCATTGATGGTGTTGATTTTTACCAGGGGAAGCTTTCCCTCCTCAACGATCTGGAGCTGCAGAACGGTGAGGGTGAGGAGTTTTGACTGGGGAAGGACAGGCTCGAACTCAAGAAACCATGGGAAGGGCTCTCCGCCTGTGATGCTCTTTACGCTCAACAGGCAGTAGCTGATGCCGTTCTCCTCGTCTGTGAGCGTGGCCTTCGACACCGTGTAGCCCATGGTATTGTCGCGTATCTCGAAGCCTATGACAGTCCTGATGATATCGCATACGAGATTCTTTACCAGTATCTTCACACCGAGATCAACAGCGACCTGCTGGATCTGCTGGAGGGCGCCGAGTGATTCAGCCCTCTTCAGCAAGGCCACGAAATCCTCTTCTCTCTGCATCGAAGGCTCCCCTGTGTATCAAGCGCGACTGTGCTGAGCGGTCACCGCCTCAGTCATTTTTCAGGTTGTCAGCCGGTATGTCAATAATGGTCACGCCGGGGGCGTTCCAGTGCCCGTCATCTTTATGTTCCTTTTCCTGCTGTGCCTCCCGGGCTTCCCGGACTTCCCTTGCAAGGGAATTAATCTTCTGCTGTATGGGGCCCTGGGTACTGCAGACCATCAAGCTGCAGCGGTCCGCAAGCTTCATCAGGCAGAGGGCCGTTGAAACAAAGGCTGCCGATATGCCGAAGAATTTAAGGACGCTGCACAGGGCGTTCTGGCTTTTCTTCTCCTCTTCTTGCGGCGACCTTTTTGAGAGGTTTCTGCCGAGGGCATGGACAAGTGCATAAAGGCCAAGTCCGCAGGCGACGCCGGTTACGATAAGATCAGGAGTCTCGTAGAGCGAGATGAATTTCACCCTGTCATCTCTGAACTCGATGTAACCCAGAGGAGATTTCTCGCGGACTTCCCTCTCGGCCCCGTCCTCGTCGGTCATCACTGAGGTGACCATCCTTCCTACGGGGATAATGGTGACTGAGCTGTACACCCTTGGTTCTCCAAAAATTGTCGCAGTCTCAGTCGCCCTGTGGTGCTGCTGGAGCTTCTCAAGAAAGCCTTTTTTCATGGGGAGGCCATCCTTTCCGGCTTATTTTTTAAGCTTGAATTCCGATTTAACCAGAGTAAACTCAAGCTCCTGGGGAGGCAGAGCTATTTTTACGACATTTCCATTGGGGTCTATGTAAAAGACCATGCCTTTCTTGGACTCGCAGCGGAAGGCATTGACCTCTTTGCCGCCTGCCTCTATCCTCTCGTAGTTTTTCACTTCCAGTTCAATCTCTCTTGTTCCGAGGTCCTCGGGAACAAAGGCGGTGAAGATATATTTCTTCCCGATCTGGAGCTTTGGTATCTGGCCTACCACAAGAGCCCATTGCGAGAGGAACCTCTGGTCAATGAGGTAAGTTCCCTTCGAGTACGGAATATCCCTCGTCTTCTCCGTGTCTGCCACTTTGAAGACCTGGGAGATCGTGTCCTTGCCGAACCGGAAGTGCTGGGTGACCAGGCTCCCTCCCATGCCGCTTTCCATCTGATATTCCAGGGGAAGCACGTTGGGCGTCATATGAAGCTTCCCTTCGGCCTTGAAGGTGTTATCGCCGATAGTGAGCGTTGAGGTGCTGGTGAAGATATAGGTCTCCCTTCCTTCCTGGAAGATGATGTCCTCTATCGCGGCCTTCTCCTCACCGATAATGTTCTCACCCTTCTTGATGGAGAATATTCTTTCCTCGCCTACAGGCCATGAAAGGTCCTTCTGGTAGTAAGAGACGGTCCTGGGGGGCCTGGGGGCGAAATCCAGTGATGTGATCTCGCCTGTCGTGATGTCACCGAATTCCCAGAGGCATATTCTTGTGGCGTCAATGGTCCCCTCGCCCGTCTCAGGGTCAAAGGGGAGCCAGCCATTGTTCTCAAGATAGACTTCAACCCAGTTTGAGGGCACAAAGTCGCCATCCTTGAATGCCATCCCGCCCACCTTTTTGGCGGGAATGCCGAGGGTTCGGCACATCGCCACCAACAGCATCGAGCGGCTTTCAGAGTTGCCTATGCCGTTCAGGAACGAAAAGAGGGCGCTGGGCATGGAGGTGCCGACCTTGATGTTGTCCTTTATCCATTTGCAAAGCCGCGAGGCGGCGGTGAAGGAGTCCTTTGACTTCCACGTGACCTCCATGGCCTTGTTCTTGATATACTCGTTATCGGTCTCGATGCCGGGCTCGGCCTTGAGGTAAGGCGCCAGGTCAGGGGGGATGGCGCGGGGCGGGAAGGGATTGGGCTTGTCCACGACAGGCTTTGAGGTCTTCACCTCAAATCTGCCTGCAGCGGAGAGCTCCGTCGCCTCGCCGGTGAAAATCTGCTCGAAGCCTATCACCTTGTGGCTGGTGCAGGTAATGCCCCGTCCGAAGAACTTGGCCTCCAGGGTGAGGCTCTCCACGCTTCTGGGATCAGGAAAGTAAAGGGGCGAGGGCACGATGTGGGTAGCCCAGAGATCGACGCCTTTCACTTTCTTGAACTCCTGCACCACCGACCTGTTGCTCAGTTCAAAGGTAAGGGTTCCTCCCACTTCCTTCATCCTTATTATCCGCCCGGAGGACTGATCAAACCATACTGTCATAAGGGGGATCCCATAAAAATCGTTGATGGTGTAAATTCTGCAGGTAATGCCTGTGCCATTGTGATCGATTTTTTCCTCCCTCGAGGGGATGACCTGGATATCGCCTGAGGTGCGCAACACCGGGTCATAGACACGGATCTTCGTGGTGCCCTGACGGGCGATGAGGATCAGCAGCAGGTAATGCTCCACAAAAGTGTCCAGGCGGCCCCAGAGGTTGTTCACGAAGAGAAAGCAGGCACTGTCAACGGGGATGATGGAGCTTGAGGCTTCCTTGCCCACGACGTTTTTCTGGGCAATGAGGCCCTTGGAGAAGATGACTTCCGAGAGGAGATCTGTCTGGGGCGTGGTCTGCTTCAGGAGCATATAGGCCGGCGAGAGTTCCTGGCTCGCCACGGAGAAGTCCATCTGGAATAAGGAGTCTTCAATATAGCCCATTCCTGCTTTCAGGCGCGAGAGGGACTGGAACTTTATGAAGGACTCGCCGGCAAGCTGCATTTTTCTCTCTACCTTGTAAACGCTGTACCCTATGAGGGTATCACCTGATTTCACGGCATAATAGATGTCATTGCCTTCTCGCAGAGAGGCGGCAGGGTCCTGGGGCTTTTTTCCTTTTTCCTGGGCAGGGAATGCCGGAACCGTGAGGAGGAGAATAATGCTTAGAGTGAGGAAGAATGCGAGAATTTTCCTGTGAAGTTCCGTCATAAATATAATCCTTTAGAGGGCCCTTTCCTGTTTGAGTTTGTTTTCAAGGCTGAGCGCGAAGCGTTCAGCGAATTTTTCTTTTCCGTAGCTTCTCCTGAGGGAATGAAAATCGTCACTGTGATGTCCCAGCTCATGAAGAAGCACGTGCTCAAGGATATACTTCCTGAAATGCTCCATTCTCCAGTAGCAGTACCAGTGCTCGCCCAGGACTTCCCACCGGGCCCCGAACCTGCTGTATTCCCTGATCATTGAGTCAGGAGGCTTCTCATGATAGATGAACTTGAAATCCCTTGGTATTGAGTATATCGTGATGGTGCCGTCGCAGTATGATGCGTCGGCGTTAGTCACTTTCTGGTGCGAGAGCCTTATGCGCTTGATGCCGTTGGTATTCTCCACCGGGATTTCCATGAGGACCTCTTTGATATCCTGTATGGTGCAGGGATATATATAGCCCTCTGGAAGCCTGTCAACAACAAACTTTATGCGGGCAATCGAGCGCGCTCGACGGTTTCCGTCTTCTCTCTTTTTCATGGAGCCATCACAGTTTTATACTCCAGAGCATACCAGACGACATCATTATGAACTGAGAACTGCTGATTAATTCCAAGTTCCTGCCTACAGGGAACATATATTCTATAATGCGCGTAAGTATGCTTCTGGGAGATTGAATTTGACAGGGAAGGTTCCTAATCCTTCAATGACGCCTATAAAAAGAAATTGTCGGGTGTTGAGCACCCGACCACTGGGACTTTGGGGGAGGAGAAGCCCAAAGTTAATTGCTACTAACCTTACACTCATATTATACGACCTCGGCAGGCCAAAAATCATTAACAGGATGCAACAATTGTTAACATTTTATGGCCGGTATATTAATTTTAGTTCATAAACCGGGAGGCCGGGGGATATTCTCCCGCCCCCGTCACCACAAGAAGAGGAATAAGAAAGGAAAGGAGAAAGTAAGGTTCTGTACAATATTGCGCCCATGGTCCCGTTATCCACAGTGAGGAACATGATGAAAAGCAACGATGACGATGCCTTGATGGAGAGCTTCAGGAAAGGAGACGCCTGTGCCTTTGAGACACTCTACGAACGTTACCGGCAGCCTCTCTTCAGGTATCTCTTCCTCATGCTTGACGACAGGGTTATGGCAGAAGACGTGTTCCAGGAGACTTTTCTCAAGGTTTTTCAGTTCCGCGGGCGCTACCGGCCGGGAGAGAAATTCTCCCACTTTCTCTTCAAGGTGGCGAAAAACAGCGCTATTGATGTGCTCAGGAAGGTGAAGAAGACAGTGCCTTTTGAAAGCGTGACCAATGAGCCAGCCCTTGCCGGAAGCGAGGCCAGATCCCCTGAGGAAGAAGCCATCCTTCAGGAGGAAACAAGGGCCCTTCACGACGCAATCAGGTCTCTGCCGCCGGAGCAGAGGCAGGTGCTCCTCTTGAGGGAATACCTGGACATCCCTTTCAAGGAAATTGCCCATCTTACCGGATGTCCCCTTAATACGGCCCTGGGTAGAATGCACTATGCCATCAGGCGCATCAGGGAGGCATTCAGGAAAATACCATCATCACAGGGGGGAAGAGCATGAACTGCGAGGATTTTGAGAAAATGTGCGTGCTTCATTCTTATAATGAGCTTGATGCCCGTGATCAGGCAATCCTGGAGCGCCATATGGCCGGCTGCCCCCGCTGCAGGCAGTATATGGATGATATGGGAGCCATAAGGAAAGGGCTGAAAAATCTGACGCTCCCTCAGCCTCCTGAGCTGGATCTTGCGGCGCTGAAACGCAGGGCAGATTCGGCAGCTCCTGAAAAGCTCTCCCTGTGGGATATTCTCACTCTTCCCAAGGCGAGGTATCTTGTGCCGGCATGTGCTCTCTTCGTGGCGGCGATTGCTATCGCCTTTGTGCTCACGGTGTCTCTTCATAATGGAGGCACGGGGGGGAGCCTCGCGGATTGCTCATGGACAACCGGTGATGAGAATTCCATCGAAGCGATACAGTCAGAAACAGAAGCCCTGAGGGCCGGGCGCCAGGACCTCTACGAGCTTCATGAGACGGTGCAAAGGAGGTGTGATTCCGATACGGGCCATGAATTGAGAATGCTTGGCTCCTACGAGAGCCAGATTGCCGATATACGAATAAGGATAAATGAATTCTAGGAGGTGTGATGATGAAGAAATACTCCATTGTAATCTGGACGGTACTTATTACCTTGATGCTCTGCTGCCCCCTTTTCCTGGTGGTGCATGGCAGGCTTTCCCAGGAGAAGGCGCTCTCAGGCTCTTCATCCTTTTATGAGCTGGAGGCCAGAGAGAAGCAGGCAGCCTTTCCCGGCGGGGAAACCTCACGGCACGAAGGGGGCGGTCCCGGAGGCCCCGGCGGTGAGGAGCCTTGTGGAATGCAAGGTCCCGGCGGTCCCGGTGGTCCCGGCGGCCACGGTGGTC
This window contains:
- a CDS encoding sugar phosphate nucleotidyltransferase, translated to MKAVVMAGGEGTRLRPLTINRPKPLVPVCNKPIMEHIIDLLKLHGITEIIVTLHYLAEEIVSYFGDGREFGVSMVYSVEDEPLGTAGSVRKVRQYLDETFLILSGDALTDFDLSEIIQFHREKESQATITLTRVANPLEFGVVITDEEHRIKRFLEKPSWGEVFSDTINTGIYCLEPAMLDSMEPGKVYDFSKDIFPVLLDEGKPLYGFISKGYWCDIGNLQQYRQAIYDTFSKNVKAIIPGKQVRKNLWVGDNSELHSSVHGDGPVVIGKNCKIKENVLIDEFTAIGDNCIIEEGASLQRSIVWSNAYIGKNSRVNGTILCRGVTLKEKALTLEGAIVGDKCFIGKGTQISSNVKIWPEKKIEAGSTVSMSLIWGGRWQGSLFGEDGITGIANIEITPEFAMKLGAAFGAYLEKGAIVSTSRDAHPAARLINRSVICGLTSVGINIWDHRVMPTPLSRHSTRNSVARGGVHTRINPSDPRSVLIEFYDKRGINIDKDAERKIENIFFREDFRRTSLEEVGDISFPARALDNYTEGFFHNLVGSVIRNAGFKVVIDYGYNTSSIIFPVILGKLGCDTVAINAYLDPSKELQTQANRRKSLTQLAKVVTTLGSDLGIFVDFDAECLFLIDEKGSIIPNNVLLSLMAALVFKSVKDAVIAVPVSAPSILDLIAHRSHGSVIRTKLDGRSLMHAAALGEKKIIFAGNEKGAFIYPRFHSAFDAMFAFAKLLEFLATHHATVSKAVEELPPFFQEEKSVECSFQEKGRIMRKLLEQNREQPIETIDGLKIHFSRSWVLLVPDPIEASIHIITEAPSRKEARELLAKFEGEVRCLLSEREASPEPEPPRDKTPLRKRKCNEPVHLVSPEKSFHFWIPGRYLGKKARSLRELRDAIDSLELESLEYHVRREDFVRWIEFELKNEMLAGKIRSVREMKGEELRRKIVELLQ
- a CDS encoding transglutaminase-like domain-containing protein; translated protein: MTELHRKILAFFLTLSIILLLTVPAFPAQEKGKKPQDPAASLREGNDIYYAVKSGDTLIGYSVYKVERKMQLAGESFIKFQSLSRLKAGMGYIEDSLFQMDFSVASQELSPAYMLLKQTTPQTDLLSEVIFSKGLIAQKNVVGKEASSSIIPVDSACFLFVNNLWGRLDTFVEHYLLLILIARQGTTKIRVYDPVLRTSGDIQVIPSREEKIDHNGTGITCRIYTINDFYGIPLMTVWFDQSSGRIIRMKEVGGTLTFELSNRSVVQEFKKVKGVDLWATHIVPSPLYFPDPRSVESLTLEAKFFGRGITCTSHKVIGFEQIFTGEATELSAAGRFEVKTSKPVVDKPNPFPPRAIPPDLAPYLKAEPGIETDNEYIKNKAMEVTWKSKDSFTAASRLCKWIKDNIKVGTSMPSALFSFLNGIGNSESRSMLLVAMCRTLGIPAKKVGGMAFKDGDFVPSNWVEVYLENNGWLPFDPETGEGTIDATRICLWEFGDITTGEITSLDFAPRPPRTVSYYQKDLSWPVGEERIFSIKKGENIIGEEKAAIEDIIFQEGRETYIFTSTSTLTIGDNTFKAEGKLHMTPNVLPLEYQMESGMGGSLVTQHFRFGKDTISQVFKVADTEKTRDIPYSKGTYLIDQRFLSQWALVVGQIPKLQIGKKYIFTAFVPEDLGTREIELEVKNYERIEAGGKEVNAFRCESKKGMVFYIDPNGNVVKIALPPQELEFTLVKSEFKLKK
- a CDS encoding sigma-70 family RNA polymerase sigma factor, translating into MMKSNDDDALMESFRKGDACAFETLYERYRQPLFRYLFLMLDDRVMAEDVFQETFLKVFQFRGRYRPGEKFSHFLFKVAKNSAIDVLRKVKKTVPFESVTNEPALAGSEARSPEEEAILQEETRALHDAIRSLPPEQRQVLLLREYLDIPFKEIAHLTGCPLNTALGRMHYAIRRIREAFRKIPSSQGGRA
- a CDS encoding zf-HC2 domain-containing protein, whose product is MNCEDFEKMCVLHSYNELDARDQAILERHMAGCPRCRQYMDDMGAIRKGLKNLTLPQPPELDLAALKRRADSAAPEKLSLWDILTLPKARYLVPACALFVAAIAIAFVLTVSLHNGGTGGSLADCSWTTGDENSIEAIQSETEALRAGRQDLYELHETVQRRCDSDTGHELRMLGSYESQIADIRIRINEF